The Enterococcus rotai genome includes a window with the following:
- a CDS encoding MFS transporter gives MEKKETKKTGLLLVALFLGYTMVYIDKLSVGYSLIPISTEFGLEPAAKGMIMSAFFLGYAIMQIPMGLVINKVGSRVVLIGSVLGMGLFSFLFGFGTSLIMFMSLRFLTGLLAHSGYASSASKEVTMNFSPEKRTFAQGILLSSSGVAGFIGPLALSPIITNAGWKNAYLILTALAVAIAIFLIIAIPRNEKSKEQADAVATRTDKISILVIWSDIRVWILFLSSFFINCLLYGLSSWVPSFLTGERGLDLNGAAVISSVGGLFMLIGSIGGSYVVGRFFQHKEKAIVAITAILGALSAFGSYYIANLVLLSIVMGLANFFLIISFVTMMSIPLRIFEGAKFAPSYGTLATGGILGGFVSPTLIGKLVELSNGQYISTFIFFLVVGLLTAVTIMFIKQK, from the coding sequence ATGGAAAAAAAAGAGACAAAGAAAACTGGGTTATTGTTAGTTGCATTATTTTTGGGTTATACCATGGTGTACATTGATAAGCTTTCAGTGGGCTATTCACTGATTCCAATTTCAACTGAATTTGGCTTAGAACCAGCAGCAAAAGGAATGATCATGAGTGCCTTTTTCTTAGGGTATGCCATCATGCAGATTCCAATGGGGTTAGTGATCAATAAAGTTGGTTCACGGGTGGTCTTGATTGGTTCTGTGTTAGGAATGGGCTTGTTTTCGTTTTTATTTGGTTTTGGTACTTCATTGATCATGTTTATGTCGTTGCGCTTTTTAACTGGTTTATTGGCCCATTCAGGTTATGCTTCTTCAGCAAGCAAAGAAGTCACAATGAATTTTTCACCTGAAAAACGAACATTTGCTCAAGGGATTTTACTCTCATCCTCTGGAGTAGCAGGATTTATCGGACCATTGGCACTGTCACCAATCATTACCAATGCAGGTTGGAAAAATGCGTATCTGATTTTAACTGCTTTAGCAGTTGCGATTGCTATTTTCTTAATTATTGCTATTCCTAGAAATGAAAAAAGTAAAGAGCAGGCGGATGCCGTTGCAACAAGAACGGATAAAATCTCGATTTTGGTGATTTGGTCAGATATCCGGGTTTGGATTTTGTTTTTAAGTTCATTCTTCATCAATTGTCTATTGTATGGACTGTCCAGCTGGGTACCAAGTTTCCTGACTGGTGAACGAGGACTAGACTTGAATGGTGCTGCTGTGATCAGTAGTGTAGGTGGCTTATTTATGCTGATTGGTTCGATTGGTGGTAGCTATGTTGTAGGACGGTTTTTCCAACATAAAGAAAAAGCAATTGTGGCTATTACAGCTATTTTAGGTGCGCTTAGCGCATTTGGTTCTTATTATATTGCTAATCTTGTTTTACTATCGATCGTGATGGGGCTGGCGAACTTCTTTTTGATTATTTCATTTGTTACGATGATGAGTATTCCATTACGAATTTTTGAGGGTGCCAAGTTTGCACCAAGTTATGGAACACTGGCTACAGGAGGAATTCTGGGGGGATTTGTTTCACCAACGCTTATCGGAAAATTAGTTGAACTGTCAAATGGACAATATATTTCGACCTTTATTTTCTTTTTAGTTGTTGGGTTACTGACTGCTGTGACGATTATGTTTATTAAGCAAAAATAA
- a CDS encoding amidohydrolase: MTTIQEKMPQTDMVKWRRHLHRHPELSFHEVETAKYIKKVLADFPNLEVSSLTENSVIAILKGNKPGKTIALRADIDALPIVEEADVDFPSENPGVMHACGHDTHTAMLLGAIKTLTGMQDKIAGTVKFIFQPAEEEPPGGAKLLVEAGVMDDVDQVFGLHIAPNIPVGMVGTRKGPASAASDVFTLKIQGKGSHGSTPDLSVDPIMIGVEIITNLNNIVSRNISPFDNAVISIGEFNAGKTANVIPDTAKIQGTVRTNNKEVRAFIQKRIEGIIDGICKMYDATYDLDYLLGYSEVNNDSDATDIVMAAAEKVVGKERMFEAPKMMGGEDFSAYTDVRPGSFFILGGGTAAEGCGYMNHHPKFKIMEDCFPVGAGMHTQIILDILGQG, translated from the coding sequence ATGACAACTATTCAAGAAAAAATGCCACAGACAGATATGGTCAAATGGAGAAGACACTTGCATCGACATCCAGAATTATCATTTCATGAAGTAGAAACAGCTAAATATATCAAAAAAGTTCTTGCTGATTTTCCAAACCTAGAAGTCAGTTCATTGACTGAAAATAGTGTAATTGCTATTTTAAAAGGAAATAAACCAGGGAAAACGATTGCTTTAAGAGCAGATATTGACGCATTACCGATCGTAGAAGAAGCAGATGTTGACTTTCCTTCTGAAAATCCTGGTGTGATGCATGCGTGTGGTCATGATACACATACTGCGATGTTGTTAGGTGCCATCAAAACGTTGACTGGTATGCAAGATAAAATCGCTGGTACTGTAAAATTTATTTTCCAACCAGCCGAAGAAGAACCGCCGGGTGGGGCCAAGTTATTGGTTGAAGCAGGCGTGATGGATGATGTAGATCAGGTTTTTGGTTTGCATATTGCGCCGAATATTCCAGTTGGGATGGTGGGAACTAGAAAAGGTCCTGCTAGTGCGGCTTCTGATGTCTTTACTTTGAAAATCCAAGGAAAAGGTTCACATGGATCAACACCTGATTTATCTGTTGATCCTATCATGATCGGTGTAGAGATCATCACTAATTTGAATAACATTGTTTCTAGAAATATTAGTCCTTTTGACAATGCCGTTATTTCAATTGGCGAATTCAATGCTGGGAAAACAGCGAATGTTATCCCTGATACAGCTAAAATCCAAGGAACAGTTCGGACGAACAATAAAGAAGTACGTGCGTTTATCCAAAAACGGATCGAAGGAATCATTGATGGTATTTGTAAGATGTATGATGCGACCTATGATCTAGATTATTTACTTGGTTATAGTGAGGTCAATAATGATAGTGACGCAACGGATATTGTGATGGCTGCAGCTGAAAAAGTTGTGGGCAAAGAACGAATGTTTGAAGCGCCTAAAATGATGGGCGGTGAAGATTTCTCTGCTTACACTGATGTGAGACCCGGTTCATTCTTTATTTTAGGTGGTGGCACAGCAGCAGAGGGCTGCGGCTATATGAATCATCATCCAAAATTTAAAATCATGGAAGACTGTTTCCCAGTTGGTGCGGGGATGCATACGCAGATTATTTTGGATATTTTAGGACAGGGGTAA
- a CDS encoding DUF3784 domain-containing protein, translated as MVELIMILIFILCGIQLWRGKWLWLIAGYNTASKQEKATLNGKALGKAMGGILFISAALIGLISLFPEIQLMAVVVIIVLVGMMIAYINTSPRFKQ; from the coding sequence ATGGTAGAGTTGATTATGATCCTGATTTTTATTCTTTGTGGAATTCAGCTGTGGCGAGGAAAATGGTTATGGTTGATTGCTGGTTATAATACGGCATCAAAGCAAGAAAAAGCAACATTAAATGGAAAAGCGTTAGGCAAAGCAATGGGTGGAATTTTGTTTATTTCCGCAGCTTTAATAGGCCTAATAAGCTTATTTCCAGAAATACAGTTAATGGCAGTAGTTGTGATCATTGTACTTGTTGGCATGATGATCGCTTATATCAATACTTCGCCAAGATTCAAACAATGA
- a CDS encoding DUF2200 domain-containing protein: MDAKNQRVFAMSFARIYPLYIQKVEKKGRTKAEADEVICWLTGYDEAGLQKQIEDKVDLQTFFSQAPELNPNVSLIKGVICGYRVEEIEDELMQKIRYMDKLIDELAKGKAMEKILRK; the protein is encoded by the coding sequence ATGGACGCAAAAAATCAAAGAGTATTTGCAATGTCGTTTGCAAGGATCTACCCGTTGTATATTCAAAAAGTTGAAAAAAAGGGTCGGACAAAGGCCGAAGCTGATGAAGTTATTTGTTGGCTGACAGGGTATGACGAAGCGGGATTACAGAAACAAATTGAGGATAAAGTAGATTTACAAACATTTTTTTCACAAGCACCAGAACTAAATCCTAATGTCTCATTGATCAAGGGCGTCATTTGTGGCTACCGCGTAGAAGAGATAGAAGATGAACTAATGCAGAAAATTCGCTATATGGATAAATTGATCGACGAACTAGCGAAAGGCAAAGCAATGGAAAAGATATTGAGAAAATAA
- a CDS encoding helix-turn-helix transcriptional regulator yields the protein MEIGKLLKIRREQKKLTQQEVATKFHVTRQTVSRWENEKSYPNIDTLIELSFFFDFSLDEILKGNDLMVSDEIKRDDKRLNN from the coding sequence ATGGAGATTGGAAAATTGTTAAAAATCCGCAGAGAACAAAAGAAATTAACACAGCAAGAAGTAGCAACTAAGTTCCATGTAACAAGGCAAACCGTTTCACGTTGGGAAAATGAAAAATCATATCCTAATATTGATACCCTGATTGAACTGAGTTTCTTTTTTGACTTTTCATTAGATGAAATTTTAAAAGGAAATGATTTGATGGTTAGTGATGAAATCAAGAGGGATGACAAAAGGTTGAACAATTAG
- a CDS encoding DUF3130 domain-containing protein: MTEISTDQSVVSDLTNQFTSSLSDVSFSSKKSFSFSQSSVASGLKSSLTSLSSSISNFESYASSDVQKLMTIHQAIEKAERGKG; encoded by the coding sequence ATGACCGAAATCAGCACAGATCAAAGCGTCGTGAGTGACCTTACAAATCAATTTACTAGCAGTTTATCAGATGTTTCTTTTTCATCCAAAAAGTCCTTTTCCTTCTCTCAAAGTTCTGTCGCTTCTGGATTAAAAAGTAGTTTAACCTCGTTATCTTCAAGTATCAGTAACTTTGAAAGCTATGCGTCTAGTGATGTGCAAAAACTGATGACGATCCATCAAGCGATTGAAAAAGCAGAAAGAGGAAAAGGTTAG
- a CDS encoding T7SS effector LXG polymorphic toxin, which produces MPKIDYSEWAELSSEITTQRLKIVSQFKSFNQAQQQFKGAKELSGTGWDSSRDYFDGYTTVSDAIFNALYEVDDATTEYVSAFTSEVGAAENQLDTDHLERLKSELRSLQAENDILMEAAAKAFENVPFINKFFMERSMLGKAKEIEILEKYQTFEATHGSDFSEVQTVISSIEQGLAVLGNAGNFIGGVNGYKKISWKDQDWFKNIQAFNEKNKEDCYEIVVIHEDHDGKQFAIYKNGKLDEGRTLDYNKLLGKQDWEMLMKLGPETIKMLLNLDDVEVLLDDGSSTGQKVKSSIFLILAVTPVDKVKDVIKAAKLMKKGDHLLDGVKLTAKELEMLRDLEKSGERVKIVEKGQKIKIPNASDLTMTETVGNHARDIIKRGVNAGELSRPYVDSKGTNMLIQEIMDSGVPVKDVSLPNGLRWDVPGSVNGRGQGVWELVVDLETNKIVHFNFTK; this is translated from the coding sequence ATGCCGAAAATTGATTATAGCGAATGGGCTGAATTATCAAGTGAAATCACAACACAACGCTTAAAAATCGTCAGCCAATTTAAATCATTCAATCAAGCTCAGCAACAATTTAAAGGAGCGAAAGAATTATCTGGGACAGGCTGGGATTCTTCAAGAGATTATTTTGACGGTTATACAACGGTGTCAGATGCGATCTTTAATGCACTCTATGAAGTGGATGATGCAACAACTGAATATGTCTCGGCTTTTACATCTGAAGTCGGTGCAGCTGAAAATCAGTTGGATACAGATCATTTAGAACGATTAAAATCAGAATTAAGAAGCCTACAAGCTGAGAATGATATTTTAATGGAAGCCGCTGCGAAAGCCTTTGAAAATGTCCCGTTTATCAACAAGTTTTTCATGGAACGAAGCATGCTAGGAAAAGCAAAAGAAATTGAGATTTTAGAAAAGTATCAAACCTTTGAAGCCACACACGGAAGTGATTTTTCAGAGGTTCAAACCGTGATTTCTTCGATTGAACAAGGTTTAGCAGTGCTGGGAAACGCAGGAAATTTTATTGGCGGTGTCAATGGGTATAAGAAAATTTCATGGAAAGACCAAGACTGGTTTAAAAATATTCAAGCATTTAATGAGAAGAATAAAGAGGACTGTTATGAGATCGTTGTGATTCATGAAGATCATGATGGCAAACAGTTTGCGATTTATAAAAATGGAAAACTGGATGAAGGACGAACGCTTGATTATAATAAGTTGTTGGGGAAACAAGATTGGGAAATGCTGATGAAGCTTGGGCCTGAGACAATCAAGATGTTGCTTAATTTAGATGATGTGGAAGTTTTGCTGGATGATGGATCAAGTACTGGGCAAAAAGTGAAGTCGAGTATTTTTCTTATTTTGGCAGTTACGCCGGTTGATAAGGTGAAGGATGTTATTAAAGCGGCGAAGTTGATGAAAAAAGGGGATCATTTGTTAGATGGTGTGAAATTGACTGCCAAAGAGTTGGAAATGTTAAGGGATTTGGAAAAATCTGGTGAACGGGTTAAGATAGTGGAGAAAGGGCAAAAAATAAAAATACCAAACGCATCTGATTTGACTATGACTGAAACAGTTGGTAATCATGCCAGAGATATCATAAAAAGAGGAGTTAACGCTGGAGAGCTATCTCGCCCATATGTAGATTCAAAAGGAACAAACATGCTGATTCAAGAAATTATGGATTCTGGAGTACCAGTTAAAGATGTCTCCTTACCGAATGGATTGCGTTGGGATGTTCCCGGTTCAGTAAATGGTCGAGGGCAAGGAGTCTGGGAACTGGTTGTAGATTTAGAGACAAATAAGATTGTTCATTTCAATTTCACTAAGTAG
- a CDS encoding type I restriction endonuclease subunit R — protein MNENQFETELIKHIKNIAGTKQWQYEENIKTTEALWFNFKNILEQHNQNLLEKPLSEAEFSQVKKVICDIKSPYEAGQFLYGLNGVSQIEIDLDDGRHVFLTVFDQKQIGAGNTIYQVVNQIKRPAVIVGKKDRRFDTTLMVNGLPIIQIEEKTDTRDVNEALNQMHQYADEKQFRDIFSTLQILVAITPNNVKYMANTPSNKFNKDFAFNWQRKEDNMIVRNWKEFANSMLSIPMAHQMATNFMILDGTKNKQMLKVMRPYQVYATQNVMESLKKVDFELGVNKIGYIWHTTGSGKTITSFKTAWLASRMPKVDKVVFVVDRIALTKQTNENYQAYDPDGDIDDSKIGNVQGTNSTNDLNQKLKSKDNQIIVTSVQKLGTLINRQNFESPDKNIVFIVDEAHRSTGSNNFAMIQKAFKKACWIGYTGTPMFDDTTKGLRTEDIFGELLHAYTIREAISDRNVLGFKVDFETTIDEEQVKSDYLPKFYKERYPTWTDEKIQEKIENLSPEDMDDAVEPSFYDENAEHIKMVVEDIFKNWRNRSNEGRYNALFTTHVGGGKASTPMAMMYFNEFQRVNAENKRNGKQTLKVAVTFSLNTSNNDSQLLTNQGLFEAIQAYNDEFGTSFGMDDVSGYTQEVTSRLNRTITDKKYLDIVIVVDQLLTGFDAPELNTLYVDRTLKGAGLIQAYSRTNRIADLQEKPWGRIVNYRWPAQNEKLMNQALAIYANKDSAILSEEEQRESNKKDGIVAKPFLEAFNEVKKIVDELDTLTSEFQQLPSSEKKKEKMFDLLKEYNAGMSKLKQYDPTEVDGDKVGFNYDEPDELVEKLGMTTAQEVMLTTVLSNELKQHIAKKKDVPFYQIELKMTHVKDIKVDYDYLTELVERLLNQVHDKQYQEAKETKEKLDQFADGLDDRKYADMIKNAATAIYKGHFIVEKYPAKLKESDSIIQLASNVSLDRRFQDFRIKWGIIDIVTSAEMRKLFARHRYGQQDLDDTGQIREIVSKASIDYQTLAHDEAVQSLSRIKYRNGLRAEIYKLADELTRD, from the coding sequence GTGAATGAAAATCAATTTGAAACAGAATTAATAAAACATATTAAAAATATTGCTGGAACGAAACAGTGGCAATATGAAGAAAATATCAAAACAACAGAGGCACTATGGTTCAACTTCAAAAATATTTTGGAACAACATAATCAAAATTTGCTGGAAAAACCGCTAAGTGAAGCGGAATTTTCTCAAGTGAAAAAAGTTATTTGTGACATCAAATCACCTTATGAAGCAGGGCAATTTCTATATGGACTGAATGGAGTTTCACAAATAGAAATTGATTTAGATGATGGAAGGCATGTATTTTTAACAGTTTTTGATCAAAAACAAATTGGAGCAGGTAATACAATTTATCAAGTAGTAAATCAGATTAAACGTCCGGCTGTTATTGTCGGGAAAAAAGATAGAAGGTTTGATACAACTCTTATGGTGAATGGTCTTCCAATTATCCAAATTGAAGAAAAAACTGATACTCGTGATGTTAATGAAGCATTGAATCAGATGCATCAATATGCAGATGAAAAACAGTTTCGTGATATATTTTCAACGTTACAAATTTTAGTAGCTATTACACCAAACAATGTAAAATACATGGCAAATACACCAAGCAATAAATTCAACAAAGACTTTGCATTTAATTGGCAGCGCAAAGAAGATAACATGATTGTTCGAAATTGGAAAGAATTTGCAAATTCTATGCTAAGTATTCCGATGGCTCATCAAATGGCAACAAATTTCATGATTTTGGATGGGACTAAGAATAAGCAAATGCTTAAAGTCATGAGACCATATCAAGTATACGCCACGCAAAATGTAATGGAAAGTCTAAAAAAAGTGGACTTTGAACTAGGTGTGAATAAAATTGGCTATATTTGGCATACAACAGGTTCAGGGAAGACAATTACAAGTTTTAAGACAGCTTGGTTGGCAAGTCGAATGCCCAAGGTGGATAAAGTTGTCTTTGTTGTTGATAGGATTGCATTAACAAAACAAACAAATGAAAATTATCAGGCATACGATCCTGATGGAGATATAGATGATTCAAAAATAGGAAATGTTCAAGGAACAAATAGTACGAATGACTTAAACCAAAAGTTAAAGAGTAAAGATAATCAGATTATTGTAACCTCAGTTCAAAAATTAGGTACATTAATAAATCGTCAAAATTTTGAATCACCTGATAAAAATATCGTTTTTATTGTAGATGAAGCACATCGTTCAACTGGTAGCAATAATTTTGCAATGATTCAAAAAGCATTTAAAAAGGCTTGCTGGATTGGTTATACTGGAACCCCAATGTTTGATGATACAACGAAAGGTTTACGTACAGAAGATATTTTTGGAGAATTATTACATGCTTATACGATTCGTGAAGCAATTTCTGATAGAAATGTCTTAGGATTCAAAGTTGATTTCGAAACAACTATTGATGAAGAACAGGTAAAATCAGATTATTTACCAAAGTTTTATAAAGAGCGATACCCAACTTGGACAGATGAAAAAATCCAAGAAAAAATTGAAAACCTATCTCCAGAAGACATGGATGATGCAGTTGAACCAAGTTTCTATGATGAAAATGCCGAACATATTAAAATGGTAGTTGAGGATATTTTTAAGAATTGGCGTAATCGATCGAATGAAGGAAGATATAATGCATTATTTACTACTCATGTTGGTGGTGGCAAAGCCAGTACGCCAATGGCGATGATGTATTTTAATGAGTTTCAACGAGTGAATGCCGAAAATAAACGGAATGGAAAGCAAACATTAAAAGTGGCGGTTACCTTTAGTCTTAACACGTCAAATAATGATTCTCAATTATTAACAAATCAAGGTTTATTTGAGGCTATTCAGGCTTACAATGATGAGTTTGGAACTAGTTTTGGAATGGATGATGTTTCTGGATACACGCAAGAAGTTACAAGCCGTTTAAATCGAACAATAACCGATAAAAAGTATTTGGATATAGTTATTGTTGTGGATCAACTATTAACAGGATTTGATGCCCCGGAGTTAAATACTTTATATGTCGATAGGACACTAAAAGGTGCAGGCCTAATTCAAGCTTATTCAAGAACTAACCGCATTGCGGATCTCCAAGAAAAGCCTTGGGGACGTATTGTGAATTATCGCTGGCCTGCACAAAATGAAAAGCTAATGAATCAGGCATTGGCTATTTATGCTAATAAAGATTCTGCCATTTTATCAGAAGAAGAGCAACGTGAGAGTAATAAAAAAGATGGTATTGTTGCCAAACCGTTTTTAGAAGCATTTAATGAAGTAAAAAAAATAGTTGATGAGCTTGATACTTTGACAAGTGAGTTCCAACAACTACCATCAAGTGAAAAGAAAAAAGAAAAAATGTTTGACCTTCTAAAAGAGTACAATGCGGGGATGTCTAAGTTAAAACAATATGATCCAACTGAAGTTGATGGGGATAAAGTAGGGTTTAACTATGATGAGCCAGATGAGTTAGTAGAAAAACTCGGAATGACAACTGCTCAAGAAGTGATGCTCACAACAGTACTATCAAATGAGTTGAAGCAACATATCGCAAAAAAGAAAGATGTTCCTTTCTATCAAATCGAATTGAAAATGACACATGTTAAAGATATCAAAGTCGACTATGACTATTTGACAGAACTTGTGGAACGATTGTTAAATCAAGTTCATGATAAACAATATCAAGAAGCTAAAGAAACAAAAGAAAAGCTGGATCAATTTGCTGATGGTTTGGATGATAGAAAGTATGCTGACATGATTAAAAATGCTGCGACAGCTATTTATAAAGGACATTTCATTGTGGAGAAGTATCCAGCAAAATTAAAAGAAAGTGACTCGATTATTCAACTTGCTAGCAATGTAAGTTTAGATCGCCGCTTTCAGGACTTTAGAATCAAGTGGGGCATTATTGACATTGTAACAAGTGCTGAAATGCGTAAGTTGTTTGCTAGACATCGTTATGGACAACAAGATCTAGATGATACAGGACAGATTCGTGAGATTGTTTCTAAAGCTAGTATAGATTACCAAACATTAGCACATGATGAAGCCGTACAGTCTTTATCAAGGATTAAATATCGTAACGGATTACGTGCAGAAATATATAAACTAGCAGATGAGTTAACTAGAGACTAG
- a CDS encoding type I restriction-modification system subunit M, whose product MSDNRLQTITSKLWAMANELRGNMDAGEFKNYILAFMFYRYLSEHQEEYLVTNNVIDVDKNETVNAAYMRQAVGVDATDYLDDISSSLGYAIAPNDTWVSLNEKIDNSMIIPSDYQTIFDNFNKNVELNKDAAQDFSGVFNDINLGDSRLGNSTTARAKSLNNIVKLVDDIEYRSDEGKDILGEIYEYLIGQFAASAGKKGGEFYTPHQISKILAKLVTNELTESENTFTVYDPTMGSGSLLLTVRGEVPGGDRSGAVKFFGQELNTTTYNLARMNLMMHNVSYSNMTLSNADTLESDWPDGMDSQGIDRPRSFDAVVANPPYSAKWDNTESKLKDPRFSEYGKLAPSSKADFAFILHSIYHLNSTGTMAIVLPHGVLFRGAAEEKIRQTLIEKNYLDAVIGLPANLFYGTSIPTTILVFKKNRKKREILFIDASNEFEKNKNQNNLTDEHVEKIIRTFQERKDIEKYAHLATIEEIKENSYNLNIPRYVDTFEEEEPIDLVALSNEMVKLNSEIEKAECNFLSLLDELAVTPETEEMIEATKAVFSNER is encoded by the coding sequence ATGTCAGATAATAGATTACAAACCATTACAAGTAAGCTTTGGGCCATGGCAAATGAACTACGAGGTAATATGGATGCCGGTGAATTTAAAAATTATATCTTAGCCTTTATGTTCTATCGTTATTTGTCAGAGCATCAAGAAGAGTATTTAGTGACAAATAATGTCATTGATGTTGATAAAAACGAAACTGTAAATGCAGCGTATATGCGGCAAGCAGTTGGTGTAGATGCAACTGACTATTTAGATGATATTTCTTCGAGTTTAGGTTATGCAATTGCACCCAATGATACGTGGGTGTCCTTAAATGAAAAAATTGATAATTCTATGATTATTCCAAGTGATTATCAAACTATTTTTGATAATTTTAATAAAAATGTTGAACTAAATAAAGATGCAGCGCAAGATTTTAGTGGTGTATTTAATGATATAAATTTAGGAGATTCTCGTCTTGGTAATTCTACAACAGCTAGAGCAAAATCATTAAATAATATTGTGAAATTAGTTGATGACATTGAATATAGATCTGATGAAGGAAAAGATATTTTAGGAGAAATCTATGAATATTTGATTGGTCAGTTTGCTGCAAGTGCAGGAAAAAAAGGTGGAGAGTTCTATACTCCGCATCAAATAAGTAAAATTTTAGCTAAATTAGTCACGAATGAATTAACTGAATCTGAAAATACATTTACTGTATATGATCCGACTATGGGGTCTGGATCACTACTTTTAACTGTTAGGGGAGAAGTACCAGGGGGAGACAGATCTGGGGCTGTAAAATTCTTTGGTCAAGAATTAAATACGACTACCTATAATTTAGCTCGAATGAATTTGATGATGCATAATGTATCATATAGTAATATGACACTGAGTAATGCTGATACGCTAGAAAGTGATTGGCCAGATGGTATGGATAGTCAAGGGATTGATCGTCCTAGAAGTTTTGATGCAGTAGTTGCTAATCCTCCATATTCTGCTAAATGGGATAATACTGAATCAAAATTAAAGGATCCTCGTTTCAGTGAATATGGGAAGCTAGCACCAAGTTCAAAAGCAGATTTTGCTTTTATTTTGCATAGCATTTATCATCTGAATAGTACGGGAACCATGGCAATTGTTTTACCCCATGGAGTGCTATTTAGAGGGGCAGCGGAAGAAAAAATTCGTCAAACATTAATTGAAAAAAACTACCTTGATGCAGTGATTGGTTTACCAGCAAACCTTTTTTACGGGACGAGTATTCCAACTACGATTTTGGTGTTTAAAAAAAATCGAAAAAAACGTGAAATTCTATTTATTGATGCAAGCAATGAGTTTGAAAAAAATAAAAATCAAAATAATTTGACTGACGAACATGTTGAAAAAATTATTAGAACTTTTCAGGAACGTAAAGATATTGAAAAATATGCACATTTGGCAACCATAGAAGAAATAAAAGAGAATAGCTATAATTTGAATATTCCTCGATATGTTGATACTTTTGAAGAAGAAGAACCTATTGATTTAGTTGCACTAAGTAATGAAATGGTGAAATTAAACTCTGAAATTGAAAAGGCTGAGTGCAATTTTTTATCATTGTTGGATGAGTTGGCTGTAACTCCTGAAACAGAGGAAATGATTGAAGCAACAAAGGCGGTATTTTCAAATGAACGATAA